In Abyssisolibacter fermentans, a single genomic region encodes these proteins:
- a CDS encoding ABC transporter ATP-binding protein: MLQIQGLNKTFSKNTANCKQVFDNFSLKVNKGDFITIIGSNGAGKSTLLNLISGKLSSDSGSILLKDMDLTKMSEHKASKNIARVFQNPTLGTAPSMTILENMSLAIKKGRKYGFSFCVSKSKIPYFKEILSQAGIGLENHLYTKVGLLSGGQRQALTIIMATMVNPDILLLDEPTAALDPKTSKKICGQIEKIVDEKKITTLMVTHDLNQAIEVGNRLLMMHDGRVVLDIDENEKKNLTIDKLLDCFEKSQDKGMLSDRMLFSY; encoded by the coding sequence TTGTTACAAATACAGGGCTTGAATAAGACATTTTCAAAAAATACTGCAAATTGCAAACAAGTTTTTGACAATTTCTCTCTAAAAGTAAACAAAGGAGATTTTATAACAATAATAGGAAGTAACGGAGCGGGAAAATCTACTCTATTGAATCTTATATCTGGAAAATTAAGCTCAGATAGCGGTAGTATATTGCTTAAAGATATGGATTTAACAAAAATGTCAGAGCATAAGGCATCAAAAAATATAGCAAGAGTTTTTCAAAATCCTACTTTAGGGACAGCTCCTTCTATGACAATACTAGAAAATATGTCGCTTGCTATAAAAAAAGGTAGAAAATACGGATTTTCTTTTTGTGTTTCAAAAAGTAAAATACCATATTTTAAAGAAATATTATCACAAGCAGGCATTGGTTTAGAAAATCATTTGTATACAAAAGTAGGATTATTATCAGGAGGTCAAAGACAAGCACTTACTATAATAATGGCTACAATGGTAAATCCAGATATTTTATTATTAGACGAACCAACAGCAGCTTTAGATCCTAAAACTTCAAAAAAAATATGTGGGCAGATAGAGAAAATAGTAGACGAAAAAAAGATTACAACTCTCATGGTTACTCATGATTTAAATCAAGCTATAGAAGTAGGCAATAGACTCTTAATGATGCATGATGGGAGAGTTGTACTAGATATTGATGAAAATGAAAAGAAAAACCTTACAATAGATAAACTATTAGACTGTTTTGAGAAAAGTCAGGATAAAGGAATGTTGAGTGATAGAATGTTATTTTCATATTAG
- a CDS encoding cupin domain-containing protein, with the protein MIISHERNVEGKKIVGDNAKNVLMKAVISPDEGWDGYVMRIFELEKDGFTPKHTHPWPHINYIIEGEGLLYLDGNENKVEAGSFAYVPSDELHQFRNTGEKILKFICIVPEEGHK; encoded by the coding sequence ATGATAATTTCTCATGAAAGAAATGTTGAAGGGAAAAAGATAGTTGGTGACAATGCTAAAAATGTTTTAATGAAAGCAGTAATCTCACCTGATGAAGGATGGGATGGATATGTTATGAGAATATTTGAACTTGAAAAAGATGGGTTTACTCCAAAACATACACACCCTTGGCCACATATTAATTACATTATAGAAGGTGAAGGATTATTATACTTGGATGGAAATGAAAATAAAGTAGAAGCAGGTTCTTTTGCATATGTTCCTTCTGATGAATTGCATCAATTCAGAAACACTGGAGAAAAAATACTAAAATTTATATGTATTGTTCCTGAAGAAGGTCATAAATAA
- a CDS encoding TrkA C-terminal domain-containing protein: MKKKHVTPKYIKIALDIAYSIYNGDMKEGSKVSGRSTLASKYNVSPETIRRSIALLKDMNVVNVTEKSGISIISKEQAYQFIQNFKTKDHVAKLKDETNKLILEKLELEKNINENIQSIIDYSYQLKNIGLIYPFELEILKDSPIIENTISSTNFWQKTKATIIGIKRTKNLIISPGPHLAFKENDIILFVGTDGVYQNVENFVNPKTKPL, encoded by the coding sequence ATGAAAAAAAAACATGTAACACCTAAGTATATTAAGATAGCTTTGGATATAGCTTATAGCATTTACAATGGAGATATGAAAGAGGGTAGCAAGGTTAGTGGTAGATCAACTTTAGCAAGTAAATATAATGTGTCTCCTGAAACAATTCGTAGATCCATTGCTCTTTTAAAAGATATGAATGTTGTTAATGTAACTGAGAAAAGTGGTATTTCTATAATTAGCAAAGAACAAGCTTATCAGTTTATACAAAATTTTAAAACAAAAGATCATGTAGCTAAGTTGAAAGATGAAACCAATAAACTAATATTAGAAAAACTAGAATTAGAAAAAAATATAAATGAAAATATACAATCAATAATAGATTATTCATATCAATTAAAGAATATAGGATTAATTTATCCTTTTGAGCTTGAAATTTTAAAAGACAGTCCAATTATTGAAAACACAATTTCAAGTACAAATTTTTGGCAAAAAACCAAAGCAACTATTATTGGCATAAAAAGAACGAAAAATTTAATAATATCTCCAGGACCTCATTTAGCCTTTAAAGAGAATGATATAATTTTATTTGTTGGAACTGATGGAGTATATCAAAATGTCGAAAATTTTGTTAATCCTAAAACAAAGCCTCTATAA
- a CDS encoding ABC transporter permease subunit, which translates to MNFWLSVIEQGLIFGVMVLGVYITYKILDFPDLTVDGSFPLGAAVTGALLTKGLNPLVVLLASFAAGALAGFTTGFLHVKLKITNLLSGILVMTGLYSINLRIMGKSNTPLFNNETIFSSNIDSIFIIIVFAVITKLLLDIFLKTDIGYIVKATGDNPQLVTSLGMNTGVMKIVALMLSNGLVALSGSLVAQYQRFSDVGMGTGIIVMGLASVIFGEALFKRIPLITPTTMVLGGAILYKASIGFALELGFPPNDLKLINAIIVTIALQLNGKELLTKVKSMFSFGGEKVVTNTGLE; encoded by the coding sequence ATGAATTTTTGGTTAAGTGTCATAGAGCAGGGTTTAATATTTGGAGTAATGGTACTTGGAGTATATATTACTTATAAAATATTAGATTTTCCTGATTTAACAGTAGACGGCAGTTTCCCTTTGGGAGCTGCTGTAACGGGAGCGTTATTGACAAAAGGGCTTAACCCTTTAGTTGTACTGCTAGCTTCTTTTGCAGCGGGAGCATTAGCAGGTTTTACGACAGGGTTTTTACATGTAAAATTAAAAATCACAAATTTATTATCAGGTATATTAGTAATGACTGGGTTATATTCAATAAACCTAAGGATAATGGGTAAATCAAATACACCTTTATTTAACAATGAAACTATTTTTTCAAGTAATATAGATTCTATTTTTATAATAATTGTTTTTGCGGTGATTACTAAATTATTATTAGATATTTTCTTAAAAACTGATATAGGTTATATTGTTAAAGCTACAGGAGACAATCCTCAACTTGTAACCTCTTTAGGAATGAATACGGGAGTAATGAAGATAGTAGCTTTGATGTTATCAAATGGGTTGGTAGCACTATCAGGCTCATTAGTAGCTCAGTATCAACGGTTTTCAGATGTTGGAATGGGAACAGGTATAATAGTTATGGGACTTGCATCAGTTATTTTTGGTGAAGCACTATTTAAAAGAATACCTTTAATAACACCTACTACAATGGTGCTAGGAGGAGCAATATTATATAAAGCAAGTATAGGATTTGCACTTGAATTAGGTTTTCCGCCAAATGATTTAAAGTTAATAAACGCTATTATAGTTACAATAGCTTTACAATTAAATGGTAAGGAACTTTTAACAAAGGTTAAATCAATGTTTAGTTTTGGAGGTGAGAAAGTTGTTACAAATACAGGGCTTGAATAA
- a CDS encoding glycine betaine ABC transporter substrate-binding protein produces MKKFILFLSIAIMSLSIVACGKNDKEIVIGGKEVSEQDILVNIMAELIENKTDIKVVRKPFLGGTHICDKAMASGDLDIYPEYTGTALVSVLNEKVLKDPDEVYEKVKERYEKEKNIVWLKPFGFNNTYALLMKESKAKELGIKNLSDLSKQASNLVLAAGQEFLERADGYDGLKEVYSIEFKDTKSMDLGLTYVAVRDNKVDINSAHSTDGRIKAFKLIALEDDKQFFPPYYAAPIIRKETLDKYPELKNVLNLLDSKISNEIMSDLNAKVDIDRVDAKEVAKEWLKEQGLID; encoded by the coding sequence ATGAAGAAATTTATTTTATTTTTAAGTATAGCAATTATGTCTTTATCTATAGTTGCTTGTGGTAAAAATGATAAAGAAATAGTTATAGGTGGTAAAGAGGTTTCAGAGCAAGATATTTTAGTAAATATTATGGCAGAACTTATAGAAAATAAAACGGATATTAAAGTAGTAAGAAAACCGTTTTTAGGTGGAACACATATTTGTGATAAAGCTATGGCTTCGGGTGATTTGGATATATATCCCGAATACACAGGAACTGCATTAGTGAGTGTACTTAATGAAAAAGTTTTAAAAGATCCTGATGAAGTATATGAAAAAGTTAAGGAAAGGTATGAAAAGGAAAAAAATATTGTATGGCTTAAACCTTTTGGATTTAATAATACTTATGCTCTACTTATGAAAGAATCAAAAGCAAAAGAGCTTGGAATAAAAAATCTAAGTGATTTATCAAAACAAGCTTCAAATCTAGTTTTGGCAGCAGGACAGGAATTTTTAGAAAGGGCAGATGGGTATGATGGTTTAAAGGAAGTTTATAGTATTGAATTCAAAGATACAAAAAGCATGGATTTAGGCTTAACATATGTTGCTGTCAGAGATAACAAAGTAGATATTAACTCAGCTCACTCAACTGATGGGAGAATTAAAGCTTTTAAATTAATTGCTTTAGAGGATGATAAGCAATTCTTTCCACCGTATTATGCAGCACCAATTATACGAAAAGAAACATTAGATAAATATCCTGAATTAAAAAATGTTTTAAATTTATTAGATTCCAAAATTAGCAATGAAATAATGTCAGATTTAAATGCAAAAGTTGATATTGATAGAGTAGATGCTAAAGAAGTAGCTAAAGAATGGTTAAAAGAACAAGGATTAATAGATTAA
- a CDS encoding betaine/proline/choline family ABC transporter ATP-binding protein (Members of the family are the ATP-binding subunit of ABC transporters for substrates such as betaine, L-proline or other amino acids, choline, carnitine, etc. The substrate specificity is best determined from the substrate-binding subunit, rather than this subunit, as it interacts with the permease subunit and not with substrate directly.), whose product MIKFENVSKTYNNGFKAIKNLNLHIKKGEIFVLIGPSGCGKTTTMKMINRLIELTEGAIYINGKSIYEQDVVELRRNIGYVIQQIGLLPHMTIAENVALVPKLKKQDKKIYTDKVDELLNMVGLDPKIYSNKYPSELSGGQQQRIGVIRALAADPPIILMDEPFSALDPISREQLQNELIKLQVAIQKTIVFVTHDMDEALKIADRICIMKEGQIVQLCTPDKLIRHPANSFVRDFIGEHRLKQASKQNLPELKNIITKPIVATEDKDLIKAMKMLYKNKCEYIVIVDKYYKFIGIVKAWDIYNNCKNKDMILKDIMKTDVHKLSINRKLEHAIEILSKTDSGCLPVVGENEKFKGIITNDIIVKVLTDRIIERRAI is encoded by the coding sequence ATGATAAAATTCGAGAATGTATCTAAAACATATAATAATGGATTTAAGGCAATTAAAAATTTAAATCTTCATATAAAAAAAGGAGAAATATTTGTACTGATTGGACCAAGTGGCTGTGGCAAAACTACTACAATGAAAATGATTAATAGACTTATAGAATTGACAGAGGGAGCAATTTATATAAATGGAAAATCTATATATGAACAAGATGTTGTAGAGTTAAGAAGAAATATAGGTTATGTGATACAGCAAATTGGACTATTACCACATATGACAATTGCAGAAAATGTAGCACTAGTACCTAAATTAAAAAAACAAGATAAAAAAATATATACAGATAAAGTTGATGAATTATTAAATATGGTAGGTTTAGATCCAAAGATATATAGTAATAAATATCCTAGTGAACTTAGTGGAGGACAGCAACAAAGAATAGGAGTAATTAGAGCTTTAGCGGCAGATCCTCCAATTATCCTTATGGACGAGCCCTTTAGTGCTTTAGATCCTATAAGTCGTGAGCAATTACAAAATGAACTTATTAAGTTACAAGTTGCTATACAAAAAACTATAGTATTTGTTACACATGATATGGATGAAGCTTTAAAAATTGCTGATAGGATATGTATTATGAAAGAGGGACAGATTGTACAATTGTGTACGCCAGACAAACTAATAAGGCACCCAGCAAATAGTTTCGTAAGGGATTTTATTGGAGAACATAGATTAAAGCAAGCATCAAAACAAAATCTACCCGAATTAAAAAATATCATTACTAAACCAATTGTAGCAACTGAAGATAAAGATCTAATAAAAGCTATGAAAATGCTATACAAGAATAAATGTGAATACATTGTAATCGTGGACAAATATTACAAATTTATAGGCATTGTAAAAGCTTGGGATATCTATAATAATTGCAAAAACAAAGATATGATATTGAAAGATATAATGAAAACAGACGTTCATAAGTTAAGTATTAATAGAAAATTAGAGCATGCTATAGAAATCTTAAGTAAAACTGATAGTGGGTGTTTACCTGTTGTAGGAGAAAATGAAAAATTTAAGGGCATTATTACAAATGATATTATAGTAAAAGTATTGACAGATAGAATTATTGAAAGGAGAGCTATATGA
- a CDS encoding ABC transporter permease encodes MIEGVNLNSIIKTMTNRWPDILLCLGQHLKLTLIALICAIVIAVPLGIYLTRHKRFADTVIGITAIFQTIPSVALLGFMIPILGIGTLPAIVALTIYGLLPILRNTYTGIMGVDKSSIEAGRGMGMTSKQILFMVQIPLASTIIMAGIRTAAVLIVGVATLASLIGAGGLGELIFRGIASVDSVLILFGAVPAAILAIGIDFILKKLETKATPRGLKN; translated from the coding sequence ATGATAGAAGGAGTAAATTTAAATTCAATAATAAAGACAATGACAAATAGATGGCCTGATATATTATTATGTTTAGGGCAGCATTTAAAATTAACTTTAATCGCTTTAATTTGTGCTATTGTAATTGCAGTTCCACTTGGTATATATCTAACTAGGCACAAACGATTTGCTGATACAGTAATAGGTATAACTGCTATATTTCAAACAATACCAAGCGTTGCTTTATTAGGATTTATGATCCCAATATTAGGAATAGGAACATTGCCAGCTATTGTTGCATTAACTATATATGGATTATTACCTATTCTTCGTAACACGTATACTGGAATTATGGGTGTAGATAAGTCTTCGATTGAAGCTGGGAGAGGTATGGGTATGACTTCTAAGCAGATTTTGTTTATGGTTCAGATTCCTTTAGCCTCAACAATAATAATGGCAGGAATAAGAACAGCCGCAGTATTAATCGTAGGGGTTGCTACATTGGCTTCTTTAATTGGAGCAGGAGGTCTAGGAGAGTTAATTTTTAGAGGTATAGCTTCGGTTGATTCAGTATTAATATTATTTGGTGCTGTACCAGCGGCCATTCTTGCTATTGGTATAGATTTTATTTTAAAGAAGTTAGAGACTAAAGCAACTCCTCGTGGACTTAAAAACTAA